A stretch of Aythya fuligula isolate bAytFul2 chromosome 1, bAytFul2.pri, whole genome shotgun sequence DNA encodes these proteins:
- the KCNJ15 gene encoding ATP-sensitive inward rectifier potassium channel 15: MEATQINMSRVPLVNGGIDTALKAHKPRVMSKSGHSNVRIDKVDGIYLLYLQDLWTTVIDMKWRYKLTLFAATFVMTWFLFGVIYYAIAFLHGDLEINKFTPKREPCVKNVDSLTGAFLFSLESQTTIGYGFRFITEECPHAIFLLVAQLVITTLIEIFITGTFLAKIARPKKRAETIKFSHCAVITKHNGELCLVIRVANMRKSLLIQCQLSGKLLQTYETKEGERILLNQASVKFNVDSSSESPFLILPLTFYHILDESSPLRDLTPQNLKEKDFELVVLLNATVESTSAVCQSRTSYIPEEIHWGYEFVPVVSLSPNGKYVADFSQFEKIRRSTDSSFYSMDSEKQKLEEKYRQEDQRERELRTMLLQQSNV, translated from the coding sequence ATGGAAGCCACACAGATTAATATGTCCCGTGTCCCACTGGTTAACGGAGGCATCGACACCGCACTCAAAGCACACAAACCCCGTGTGATGTCCAAAAGCGGTCACAGCAATGTGCGGATAGACAAAGTTGATGGCATTTACCTACTCTACCTTCAAGATTTGTGGACTACAGTTATAGACATGAAGTGGAGGTACAAACTCACCTTATTTGCTGCTACTTTTGTTATGACCTGGTTCCTTTTTGGAGTTATCTACTATGCCATTGCATTCCTTCATGGCGATTTAGAAATAAACAAGTTCACCCCGAAGAGGGAGCCATGTGTCAAGAATGTAGACTCTCTTACGGGGGCATTCCTCTTCTCTCTGGAGTCACAGACGACCATTGGCTATGGATTTCGTTTCATTACAGAGGAGTGTCCGCATGCCATTTTCTTGCTTGTGGCCCAACTGGTCATCACCACCTTGATTGAAATCTTCATTACAGGTACCTTTCTGGCCAAAATTGCAAGACCTAAAAAAAGGGCAGAGACTATTAAGTTCAGCCACTGTGCTGTCATTACTAAACACAACGGAGAACTTTGCTTGGTGATCAGAGTAGCAAATATGAGGAAGAGCCTTCTGATACAGTGTCAGCTGTCTGGGAAGCTTCTTCAGACATATGAAACCAAAGAAGGGGAGAGAATCCTGTTGAATCAAGCCAGTGTCAAGTTCAATGTTGACTCCTCTTCAGAAAGTCCATTTCTCATTCTGCCTTTAACTTTCTACCATATTTTGGATGAAAGCAGCCCTTTAAGAGATCTCACACCTCAAAATCTCAAGGAGAAGGACTTTGAGCTTGTGGTGCTCCTGAATGCCACAGTGGAGTCCACCAGTGCCGTCTGTCAAAGTAGAACTTCCTACATCCCGGAGGAGATCCACTGGGGTTATGAATTCGTGCCTGTGGTTTCCCTCTCTCCAAATGGAAAGTATGTTGCAGATTTCAGTCAGTTTGAGAAGATTAGGAGAAGCACAGATTCTTCTTTTTATAGTATGgactctgaaaaacaaaaattagagGAGAAATACAGGCAGGAGGATCAAAGAGAGAGGGAACTGAGAACAATGTTGTTACAGCAGAGTAATGTTTAA